A genome region from Pseudomonas sp. S06B 330 includes the following:
- a CDS encoding efflux RND transporter permease subunit — MAVTDIFIRRPVLTLAFALLIVLVGLRALMDLPLRQYPKIESAVITVTTEYPGAPADLMQGFVTTTLAQAVATTQGVEYMSSSSEQGLSTITAYLRLNANSDAALTEVLAKVNEVRYLLPEEAYDPVVVRQAPGAIGVIYAGFSPGEGEALTGITDYLMRVARPMLTTVEGVAAVNVLGGQNLSMRIWLDPLRMAAHGITAADVDRAIEENNYQAAPGQIKGALVVANVRIDTNLNTVEGFSRLVVKKGESLVRLEDIATVEIGTQSRDQITGMNGEAAVYLEVMATPGGNPLTISRQARQVLDKLNLPPGVKMAIPYDVTVFIDAAIDNVLVKFVIAGLEVVLVIFLFLGSMRAVAVPVLSIPLSLLGAAAIMLALGFSLNLLTLLAMVLAIGLVVDDAIVVVENVHRRMEEGESSFEAAKNGAREIAGPVLTMAATLVAVYAPLGLIGGLTGALFSEFAFTLAAAVAVSAVVALTVSPTVASKLLHHDSPSRFARKVEAITTRVVNAYDRLLGKVLKDVRLALLIGLGAMVSLPVLFNGLQSELAPAEDQGEIVVDMKAPQASSLEFLEEQAKRVEATLLSIPETGTVYMVAGVGASLNKGWAGVMLKPWGDRERSAEEIMAELQGKLASVEGIAGSAFLPAPLPGSVGGFPVQLVVTSAAKHEEVYENMEKVKAAARNSGLFAFIDSDLTFTNPTVLVRIDRSKAHDLGLDMKEIGDTFARLVGESYVNRFGAQGRSYDVIPQAPRDQRLTPEFLESYYIRTASGGQVPISTVITLERGVEANALTQFNQLNSSTLVAIPAPNVTLGQAVAFLQQEAAKLPADYQHDFLGESRQYLQEQGGFAITFAFALAFIFLVLAAQFESVRDPLLILTTVPLAACGALTAMFFGFATLNIYTQIGLVTLIGLIAKHGILIVEFANAAQRNQHLDRVEAVRAAARTRIRPILMTTAAMIGGLLPLLFASGAGAGSQRSIAVVLVAGLMVGTVFTLFVLPAVYARFGRQLAHKQPEAIEQPLHASPDHI, encoded by the coding sequence ATGGCTGTTACCGACATTTTCATACGCCGTCCCGTGCTGACGCTGGCCTTCGCCCTGCTGATCGTCCTGGTGGGTCTTCGCGCATTGATGGACCTGCCCTTGCGCCAGTACCCCAAAATCGAAAGTGCCGTGATCACGGTCACCACCGAGTACCCCGGGGCTCCGGCCGATCTGATGCAAGGTTTCGTCACCACCACCTTGGCCCAGGCAGTCGCTACCACCCAGGGCGTGGAATACATGAGCTCATCCTCTGAGCAGGGGTTGAGCACAATCACCGCCTATCTACGCCTGAATGCCAACTCCGACGCGGCCTTGACCGAAGTACTGGCCAAGGTCAACGAGGTACGTTACCTGCTACCAGAAGAGGCCTACGACCCGGTTGTGGTACGCCAGGCACCAGGCGCGATCGGTGTCATTTACGCCGGTTTCAGCCCCGGCGAAGGTGAAGCCTTGACGGGTATCACCGACTACCTGATGCGCGTGGCCCGGCCCATGCTGACCACCGTTGAAGGCGTGGCCGCCGTCAACGTGCTTGGCGGTCAAAACCTGTCGATGCGTATCTGGCTCGACCCCCTGCGCATGGCCGCTCACGGCATTACTGCCGCCGACGTCGACCGGGCCATCGAGGAGAACAATTATCAGGCCGCCCCTGGCCAGATCAAAGGCGCGCTGGTGGTTGCCAACGTGCGCATCGACACCAACCTCAATACCGTCGAAGGCTTCAGCCGCTTGGTGGTAAAAAAGGGCGAGAGCCTGGTTCGTCTTGAAGATATCGCAACGGTTGAAATCGGCACACAAAGCCGCGACCAGATCACCGGCATGAACGGCGAAGCAGCCGTGTACCTGGAGGTCATGGCAACACCAGGGGGCAACCCGTTGACCATTTCCCGCCAGGCCAGACAGGTGCTCGACAAGCTGAACCTTCCGCCTGGGGTCAAGATGGCAATCCCCTACGATGTCACTGTGTTCATTGATGCGGCGATCGACAACGTATTGGTTAAATTCGTGATCGCCGGCCTGGAAGTGGTACTGGTGATTTTCCTGTTTCTAGGCTCCATGCGCGCCGTTGCCGTACCGGTCCTGAGTATTCCGCTGTCGCTGCTTGGCGCTGCTGCGATCATGCTTGCGCTGGGTTTCAGCCTCAACCTGCTGACGCTGCTGGCCATGGTCCTGGCCATCGGCCTGGTGGTCGACGACGCCATTGTCGTGGTTGAAAACGTCCATAGGCGTATGGAAGAAGGCGAGTCTTCCTTCGAGGCAGCCAAGAACGGTGCCCGGGAAATTGCCGGCCCGGTCCTGACCATGGCCGCCACCCTGGTCGCGGTGTATGCGCCACTGGGCTTGATCGGCGGGCTGACCGGTGCTTTGTTCAGCGAGTTCGCCTTCACCCTGGCAGCCGCCGTGGCGGTGTCCGCTGTTGTCGCCCTCACCGTCTCGCCCACCGTGGCGTCCAAACTGTTGCATCATGACTCACCCAGCCGTTTTGCTCGTAAGGTCGAGGCCATTACCACCCGCGTCGTGAATGCCTATGACCGCTTGCTGGGCAAAGTGCTCAAGGATGTCCGCCTGGCGCTGCTGATTGGCCTCGGCGCCATGGTGAGCCTGCCCGTACTGTTCAATGGCCTGCAATCGGAATTGGCCCCGGCCGAAGACCAGGGTGAAATTGTCGTCGACATGAAGGCGCCACAAGCAAGCAGCCTGGAGTTTCTGGAAGAACAGGCCAAGCGGGTTGAAGCGACGTTGCTGTCCATTCCCGAAACCGGCACCGTTTATATGGTCGCCGGTGTAGGCGCTTCACTGAACAAAGGCTGGGCGGGCGTCATGCTCAAGCCGTGGGGGGATCGTGAGCGCTCGGCGGAGGAGATCATGGCCGAGCTACAGGGCAAGCTGGCCTCTGTAGAAGGTATCGCCGGGTCAGCCTTTCTGCCGGCACCGCTGCCAGGCTCGGTGGGCGGTTTTCCGGTACAGCTGGTGGTGACTTCTGCGGCCAAGCATGAAGAAGTCTATGAAAACATGGAGAAGGTCAAAGCTGCCGCTCGCAACAGTGGGCTGTTTGCCTTCATCGACTCCGACCTGACCTTCACCAACCCCACAGTACTGGTGCGCATCGACCGCTCCAAAGCCCATGACCTGGGCCTGGACATGAAGGAAATCGGCGACACCTTTGCCCGCCTGGTCGGTGAGTCCTATGTCAACCGTTTTGGCGCTCAAGGTCGTTCCTATGATGTCATTCCACAGGCCCCACGGGACCAACGCCTGACACCAGAGTTTCTCGAAAGCTACTACATTCGCACGGCCAGCGGGGGGCAAGTGCCCATTTCCACGGTGATCACCCTGGAACGAGGTGTCGAGGCCAACGCACTGACCCAGTTCAATCAACTCAACAGCTCCACCCTGGTGGCGATCCCGGCCCCTAACGTTACCTTGGGCCAGGCGGTGGCCTTCCTCCAGCAGGAAGCTGCAAAACTGCCAGCAGACTATCAGCATGACTTCCTCGGTGAATCACGTCAGTACCTGCAGGAACAGGGCGGCTTTGCCATTACCTTCGCCTTTGCCCTGGCATTCATTTTCCTGGTGCTGGCGGCTCAGTTCGAAAGCGTGCGCGACCCCCTGCTGATCCTCACCACCGTCCCTCTGGCAGCCTGCGGTGCACTGACGGCGATGTTCTTCGGTTTCGCGACGCTGAACATCTACACCCAGATTGGCCTGGTTACGCTGATTGGCCTGATTGCCAAGCACGGCATCCTGATCGTGGAATTCGCCAACGCCGCGCAACGCAATCAACACCTGGACCGGGTCGAAGCGGTACGGGCCGCCGCGCGTACGCGTATTCGCCCGATCCTCATGACCACCGCAGCAATGATTGGCGGGCTGCTTCCGTTGCTCTTTGCAAGCGGCGCCGGTGCCGGCAGCCAGCGCTCGATCGCCGTGGTACTGGTGGCGGGACTGATGGTCGGCACTGTGTTCACGTTGTTCGTCCTGCCTGCGGTATACGCCCGTTTTGGCCGTCAGTTGGCGCACAAACAGCCTGAGGCTATCGAACAACCGCTGCACGCAAGCCCTGACCACATCTGA
- a CDS encoding LysR substrate-binding domain-containing protein: MGAVLPLLALRAFTETGRLGSLKAAAESLGVTPGAVSQQIRLLEERIGVALFVRGRHGVYLTEAGARVHPGLLRGFDQIEKSLSTLETMAVEKTLTISTVPSFASAWLVPRIGRFSELHPEIEVRVEASAKMVDFKRDRIDVALRHGLGSYPGLESIRLMAPVLLPVASPGLLAQGPLIREPIDCLNYPLLQDGDRADWVLWLQAHGVQVGDEGRRGMSFEEDLLLLRAAAAGQGIALVQDSHVQEDIESGKLVVALDKPWPSRFAYYVVTRPDATQRPEVQAFIDWIMGEAGSISAA, translated from the coding sequence ATGGGAGCAGTCTTACCGTTGCTCGCACTGCGTGCCTTTACTGAAACAGGGCGCCTTGGGAGTCTGAAGGCCGCGGCTGAAAGCCTGGGGGTTACCCCAGGTGCGGTCAGTCAACAGATTCGTCTGTTGGAGGAGCGCATAGGCGTTGCGTTGTTTGTGCGTGGCCGCCATGGCGTCTACCTCACCGAAGCCGGTGCGCGCGTGCACCCAGGCCTGTTGCGCGGCTTTGACCAGATTGAAAAATCGCTTTCGACACTGGAAACCATGGCGGTTGAAAAGACCCTCACCATCAGTACGGTGCCGTCTTTCGCTTCCGCCTGGCTGGTGCCAAGAATTGGTCGCTTCAGTGAGTTGCACCCGGAAATCGAAGTGCGGGTCGAGGCATCGGCGAAGATGGTCGACTTCAAGCGCGACAGGATTGATGTGGCGCTGCGCCATGGGCTAGGCAGCTACCCAGGGCTTGAGTCGATTCGTTTGATGGCGCCGGTGTTGTTGCCGGTCGCAAGCCCTGGGCTGCTTGCCCAGGGACCGCTGATTCGTGAGCCCATCGATTGCCTCAATTATCCCTTGCTGCAGGATGGTGACCGCGCCGATTGGGTGCTCTGGTTGCAAGCCCATGGCGTGCAGGTGGGAGATGAGGGGCGGCGTGGGATGAGTTTCGAGGAGGACTTGTTGCTGTTGCGTGCTGCCGCTGCGGGGCAGGGAATTGCCTTGGTTCAGGACAGCCATGTCCAGGAAGACATCGAGTCCGGCAAATTGGTTGTGGCGCTGGACAAGCCTTGGCCGTCGCGTTTTGCCTACTACGTGGTCACGCGTCCTGATGCCACGCAGCGCCCTGAGGTACAGGCGTTTATCGACTGGATCATGGGGGAGGCAGGCAGCATTTCTGCCGCGTAA
- a CDS encoding LLM class oxidoreductase: protein MNETVIRTDRATIRGASAPAFAGHPGYTRMFAPDQLTLGIFLPLRFYEGDMSVLAGQADLVSEIDRYGFAATWVRDVPLFDPYFGDAGQVFDPFTYLAYLAARTKRVTLATGSAIFSLRHPIDLAKAASTIDQLSGGRLVMGIASGDRPVEFPAYGLEHSERGERFAESVDYFRQLLQSGEKTISSPLGHLSDAQLLPKPATGNIPLLVTGSSRQSMQWLGEQADGWLTYPESTQNISGPRRLAEKIRAWRSHIPDQGFRPHVTNEWIDLSADPNFPRTPLRGGYVLKTGRRGLIELLGEWRDAGVNHAAIGIHLAERPAQEIIQELAEEVLPLFPSHDGVLPLAQHW from the coding sequence ATGAACGAGACCGTGATACGCACCGACCGCGCCACCATCCGCGGCGCCAGCGCGCCAGCCTTTGCCGGACACCCTGGCTACACGCGGATGTTTGCGCCAGACCAACTGACGCTGGGCATCTTTCTGCCGCTGCGCTTTTATGAAGGCGACATGAGCGTCTTGGCCGGCCAGGCCGACCTGGTCAGCGAGATTGACCGCTACGGGTTCGCTGCAACCTGGGTCAGGGACGTGCCGTTATTCGATCCGTACTTCGGTGATGCCGGGCAAGTCTTCGATCCCTTCACTTACCTGGCCTACCTGGCCGCCAGAACCAAGCGTGTCACCCTGGCCACCGGCAGCGCGATATTCTCTTTGCGCCACCCGATAGACCTGGCCAAAGCAGCGTCGACCATCGACCAACTGTCCGGTGGACGCCTGGTCATGGGTATCGCATCGGGCGACCGCCCTGTCGAATTTCCCGCTTACGGGCTGGAGCACAGCGAGCGCGGTGAACGCTTCGCCGAATCGGTGGATTACTTTCGGCAATTGCTGCAAAGCGGCGAAAAAACCATCAGCTCACCGCTGGGACACTTGAGTGACGCGCAGTTACTGCCCAAACCTGCCACGGGCAACATTCCTTTGCTGGTCACCGGTTCCTCACGCCAATCGATGCAGTGGCTGGGTGAACAGGCCGATGGCTGGCTGACCTATCCGGAATCAACGCAGAACATCTCAGGGCCGCGGCGCCTTGCAGAGAAAATACGTGCCTGGCGCAGCCATATTCCTGACCAGGGTTTCCGCCCCCACGTCACCAACGAGTGGATTGACCTGAGCGCAGATCCCAACTTCCCGCGTACGCCGTTACGCGGCGGCTATGTCCTCAAGACCGGTCGACGGGGCTTGATCGAGCTACTCGGCGAATGGCGTGACGCCGGCGTGAATCACGCAGCGATCGGCATTCACCTGGCAGAGCGTCCGGCGCAGGAAATCATTCAGGAACTGGCTGAAGAAGTGCTGCCGCTGTTTCCTTCTCACGACGGTGTGTTGCCACTTGCACAACACTGGTAA
- a CDS encoding efflux transporter outer membrane subunit yields the protein MRSIEKIPAFTCTRLPLALGLPLALALLAGCSLTPDYSVPDEARSWVYKEAPALPQNQTGSWKQAQPAEDQLRGQWWQVFADPRLNQLEEQAALANPGLHAAAARLKQARALQRDARADRMPRVDAAFGPSRQRESPASLDLPDDGPANTFTLWRAELGISYEVDLAGRIDAQVEAATAELEKSGALYRTVLLALQADVAEHYFLIRELDTQLYVYRRTLELRNDTYRLIKHRHDNGDAGELDLVRAHSELEAARSEALGVERNRASAEHALAILLGLPPAKFSLEPQLLVAKDIAIPPGLPSSLLERRPDIAAAERAMAAANARVGIAKAAFFPKLELTAAGGFESSELGNLFEWSSRTFLLGPLVGAAMTLPLFDGGRRQAGVDYSQAAYEEDAARYREVVLKAFGEVEDNLALLRIMAEQSRAQQIALAASERAAELSHLQYREGSHTQLDTIDADRTMLTQQLATARLNGDRARSTVRLIRALGGGWEEALKQQHSIASNTQEE from the coding sequence ATGAGAAGCATCGAAAAGATTCCCGCCTTCACCTGCACTAGATTGCCACTGGCCCTGGGCTTGCCCTTGGCCCTGGCGCTACTTGCCGGCTGCTCGCTCACACCGGATTATTCGGTACCCGATGAAGCGCGAAGCTGGGTATACAAAGAGGCACCCGCCCTCCCCCAGAATCAGACCGGTTCCTGGAAGCAGGCCCAGCCCGCTGAAGACCAGCTGCGCGGCCAATGGTGGCAAGTCTTTGCTGATCCGCGCCTCAATCAACTTGAAGAGCAGGCAGCCCTGGCCAACCCCGGCTTGCATGCCGCCGCCGCCCGACTCAAGCAGGCCCGTGCTCTGCAACGGGATGCGCGGGCGGACCGCATGCCGCGCGTCGATGCCGCATTCGGGCCATCGCGTCAGCGTGAGTCCCCAGCCTCCCTGGACCTGCCCGACGACGGTCCGGCCAACACCTTTACACTTTGGCGCGCAGAGCTTGGGATCAGCTATGAAGTGGATCTGGCCGGACGCATCGACGCACAAGTTGAAGCGGCCACCGCTGAACTTGAGAAAAGCGGCGCACTGTATCGGACCGTGCTTTTAGCCTTGCAGGCCGATGTTGCCGAGCACTACTTCCTGATACGCGAGCTGGACACCCAACTGTATGTCTATCGACGCACGCTGGAGCTGCGCAATGACACCTATCGCCTGATCAAGCATCGCCACGACAACGGCGATGCCGGTGAGCTCGACCTGGTGCGCGCGCACAGCGAACTGGAAGCGGCCCGCTCCGAAGCATTGGGGGTAGAGCGCAATCGCGCATCGGCAGAACACGCCCTGGCAATCCTGCTGGGGCTGCCACCTGCGAAGTTCAGCCTCGAACCCCAGCTACTGGTGGCAAAAGACATCGCCATCCCCCCCGGCTTGCCGTCCTCGCTGCTCGAACGCCGACCTGACATCGCTGCAGCAGAACGCGCCATGGCAGCTGCCAACGCCCGTGTCGGTATCGCCAAAGCGGCGTTCTTCCCGAAATTGGAGCTCACCGCTGCTGGTGGCTTCGAATCCAGTGAACTGGGTAACCTGTTCGAATGGTCGAGTCGAACCTTTCTTCTCGGCCCGCTGGTAGGCGCCGCCATGACCCTGCCCTTGTTCGATGGTGGCCGGCGTCAGGCCGGCGTGGACTATTCACAGGCCGCCTATGAGGAGGACGCGGCTCGCTACCGAGAAGTGGTGCTCAAGGCGTTCGGGGAAGTCGAAGACAATCTTGCACTATTGCGCATCATGGCCGAGCAAAGCCGCGCGCAGCAGATCGCCCTGGCCGCCTCGGAGCGAGCGGCAGAACTTTCCCACCTGCAGTACCGTGAAGGTTCGCATACCCAGCTCGATACCATCGACGCGGACCGCACGATGCTCACTCAACAACTGGCGACCGCGCGCCTCAATGGCGACAGGGCGCGCTCAACCGTGCGCCTGATCCGGGCGCTGGGTGGTGGCTGGGAGGAGGCCCTGAAACAACAGCACAGCATTGCCAGCAACACGCAAGAAGAGTGA
- a CDS encoding LysR substrate-binding domain-containing protein, which yields MTAVLPLLALRAFTEVGRRGSVKAAAQSMGVSPGAVSQQIRILEDRVGFSLFLRTSKGIKLTARAERVYETLQISFDNIDKSLKSLRAMQYEHKVSINTTPAFAASWLIPKLTDFYSKFPHIEISIESSNELVDLKRSSTDIALRHGLGNYPGLSTMRLIAPRLIPVAAPGLLANGPAINTVEDCLNYPLLQDSDRADWHLWLQAHGIDDDVRARKGPSFEDDFLLARAAATGQGMALVPEFCVEEELREGKLCVALEKTWPARFAYYAVTLPETLRRSEIREVLSWLIEQTTQEEVYVQELAVS from the coding sequence ATGACTGCCGTCTTACCGCTATTGGCACTCAGGGCGTTTACTGAAGTCGGCAGGCGAGGAAGCGTTAAAGCTGCAGCCCAATCCATGGGCGTGTCTCCCGGTGCGGTCAGTCAGCAAATCCGGATTCTCGAAGACCGGGTGGGTTTCTCGCTTTTTCTGCGCACCTCCAAAGGCATCAAGCTCACAGCACGCGCCGAGCGGGTTTACGAAACGCTGCAAATATCCTTCGACAACATCGACAAGTCATTGAAGTCACTGCGTGCAATGCAGTACGAGCACAAGGTGTCGATCAATACCACCCCCGCATTCGCTGCCTCCTGGCTGATCCCCAAGCTGACCGATTTCTATAGCAAATTCCCCCACATAGAAATCAGCATTGAGTCGTCCAACGAACTGGTCGACCTCAAACGCAGCTCTACCGATATTGCACTGCGTCATGGCCTGGGCAACTACCCAGGGCTGAGCACGATGCGCCTGATCGCCCCACGCCTGATTCCGGTTGCAGCCCCCGGCCTGCTGGCCAATGGGCCAGCCATCAATACCGTCGAAGATTGCCTGAACTACCCGCTGCTGCAAGACTCCGATCGCGCCGACTGGCACTTGTGGCTGCAAGCACACGGTATCGATGATGATGTGCGTGCCCGCAAAGGCCCCAGCTTCGAAGACGACTTTCTCCTTGCCCGCGCGGCCGCAACAGGTCAAGGCATGGCCCTGGTCCCGGAATTTTGCGTCGAGGAAGAATTGCGCGAAGGCAAGCTGTGCGTGGCCCTGGAAAAGACCTGGCCGGCGAGGTTCGCTTACTATGCAGTCACGCTCCCGGAAACACTGCGACGCTCGGAAATCAGAGAAGTACTGAGCTGGCTGATTGAGCAAACCACGCAGGAGGAGGTGTATGTGCAGGAACTGGCGGTGAGTTAG
- a CDS encoding efflux RND transporter periplasmic adaptor subunit codes for MSTQSPAKAFSKPLALTALALLCAIGGLYLYDSQRKQAAEQAALAAGEPAPIAVEVAAVRSEVLPATVKAIGTVVADHQVLVAAEVAGRITKVHFTSGQTITAGTPLVQLNDGPLRSELERRRVALRLASTHLDRAKRLRGQTMSSAEYEQHVAAYDEARALVAQSEEDISQRLVRAPFGGELGLRRINLGQYVEAGTPIATLTDNRVLHIDFTVPERNRAALKTGLQVRVKGDGESGKTLSGQISAIDPQVDKENHAIRVRATLRNDAQGALWPGKFAHVVLELSPGPAVTTIPTVALETSLSGERIYALRETDGVLRAQLVSVRTGSQSDSRTEVLGSNLNEGDLVVVAGQINLQDGALVAPRQPEALASGSEAIGSYTGKKE; via the coding sequence ATGAGCACTCAATCACCGGCCAAGGCCTTCTCCAAGCCGTTGGCACTGACAGCACTCGCCCTGCTCTGCGCCATTGGCGGACTCTACCTCTATGACAGTCAGCGCAAGCAGGCTGCCGAACAGGCTGCTTTGGCCGCAGGCGAGCCAGCCCCTATTGCAGTGGAGGTCGCGGCCGTTCGCAGCGAGGTGTTGCCGGCCACGGTCAAGGCAATCGGCACCGTAGTCGCAGATCATCAGGTGCTGGTGGCGGCGGAAGTGGCCGGACGCATCACCAAAGTGCATTTCACCAGTGGTCAGACCATTACTGCCGGTACACCGCTGGTTCAACTCAACGATGGCCCACTGCGCAGCGAACTGGAACGCCGCCGGGTTGCCCTGCGCTTGGCCAGCACCCACCTCGATCGCGCCAAGCGCCTGCGTGGCCAAACCATGTCCAGCGCAGAGTACGAACAGCACGTAGCGGCCTATGACGAGGCCCGAGCTCTGGTTGCACAATCGGAAGAAGACATTTCCCAACGCCTGGTGCGCGCACCTTTTGGTGGCGAGCTTGGTCTGCGCCGGATAAACCTTGGCCAGTACGTGGAGGCCGGCACACCAATTGCCACACTGACTGACAACCGCGTGCTGCACATCGACTTTACTGTCCCAGAGCGCAACCGTGCAGCACTGAAGACGGGCCTTCAGGTGCGAGTCAAAGGGGACGGGGAAAGTGGCAAGACCCTCAGCGGGCAGATTTCTGCAATCGATCCGCAAGTGGACAAGGAAAACCATGCCATACGCGTGCGGGCCACTCTGCGCAACGACGCACAAGGCGCCCTGTGGCCCGGAAAGTTTGCTCATGTAGTGCTTGAGCTCAGTCCCGGCCCTGCCGTCACCACTATTCCTACCGTAGCGCTGGAAACATCACTGTCCGGCGAGCGTATTTATGCCCTGCGGGAAACCGATGGCGTATTGCGCGCCCAGCTGGTTTCCGTACGTACCGGCTCGCAGTCAGACAGCCGCACCGAAGTGCTGGGCAGCAACCTGAATGAAGGCGACCTGGTTGTAGTAGCCGGCCAGATCAACCTGCAGGACGGAGCCCTGGTTGCCCCGCGCCAGCCCGAGGCACTCGCGTCAGGATCCGAGGCTATCGGGTCCTATACCGGTAAAAAGGAATAG
- a CDS encoding lysine N(6)-hydroxylase/L-ornithine N(5)-oxygenase family protein — protein MSASMHYDIIGVGFGPSNISLAITLEEEAPGARCLFLEKEASSEWQTGLLLANSDIQNHPLRDLATPRNPRSYYSFTNYLHEKGRLFEHLNMGLYYPYRYEYRDYIKWAAEHFNGSVHYSTVVSGVRALAQSDSDARFEIKTTAGKTYTCTNLVVGTGRTPYVPPVLSGLSRDQLVHGAKFNNILGRLNAGEVNSVAIVGGSQSAIEIMIYLADKFPHVAVHGVSRKFGYRLKDTSPFTGEVYFPGFVDLFYSSKPEHKQRLKDDLNLTNYSASDADVLDELYRTLYRDKHFGNSKLKVHNSVEIVSAVTVGSKVSLELIAAHSDENITSLEVDMVISATGFRDFGPLAHQELCPALLDSVYPLLEKDEVGEMRVGRDYRLALEGLDGLGLYLNGLCESSHGMGDAGSLSLVSIRSKNILDSIKQLSTANATSANLMKTEA, from the coding sequence GTGAGCGCATCTATGCATTACGACATCATTGGTGTGGGCTTTGGCCCTTCGAACATCTCATTGGCAATTACGCTGGAGGAAGAGGCACCGGGCGCGCGATGTCTTTTTTTGGAAAAAGAAGCATCGAGCGAGTGGCAGACAGGATTATTGCTGGCAAACTCGGATATTCAAAATCACCCGTTGCGCGACCTGGCCACGCCACGTAATCCGCGAAGCTACTACTCGTTCACCAATTATCTCCATGAGAAGGGGCGATTGTTCGAGCACCTGAACATGGGGCTTTACTATCCCTATCGGTATGAGTATCGCGACTACATCAAATGGGCGGCCGAACACTTCAATGGTTCGGTGCATTATTCAACGGTCGTCAGTGGTGTCCGCGCCCTGGCACAAAGCGACAGCGACGCCCGCTTTGAGATCAAGACCACGGCCGGCAAGACCTACACCTGCACGAACCTAGTGGTAGGTACTGGCCGCACGCCGTACGTCCCTCCCGTCCTTAGCGGGTTGAGCCGGGATCAACTGGTCCATGGGGCTAAATTCAATAACATCCTTGGCCGCCTCAACGCTGGCGAGGTCAACAGTGTTGCTATCGTCGGTGGCAGTCAGTCAGCGATAGAAATCATGATCTATCTGGCCGATAAGTTTCCTCATGTGGCGGTACACGGGGTGTCGAGAAAGTTCGGTTATCGTTTGAAAGATACATCGCCATTCACCGGGGAAGTGTACTTCCCGGGGTTCGTTGATCTGTTCTACAGCAGCAAGCCAGAGCACAAGCAACGGCTCAAGGATGACCTGAATCTCACCAATTACTCGGCCTCCGATGCCGACGTGCTGGATGAGTTGTACCGTACGCTGTACCGCGACAAGCATTTTGGTAACAGCAAATTGAAGGTGCATAACTCGGTAGAGATTGTCAGCGCCGTAACGGTGGGGTCAAAAGTGTCTCTGGAATTGATAGCCGCGCACAGTGACGAAAACATAACTTCGTTGGAAGTCGACATGGTTATTTCCGCGACCGGTTTCCGTGATTTTGGTCCGTTGGCGCATCAAGAGTTGTGTCCGGCGTTGCTGGATAGTGTCTATCCGTTACTGGAAAAAGATGAAGTCGGTGAGATGAGGGTCGGGCGTGATTATCGCCTTGCATTAGAGGGGCTTGATGGACTGGGGTTGTACCTGAATGGTCTCTGCGAATCTTCCCACGGTATGGGCGATGCGGGGTCATTGAGCCTGGTGTCGATTCGCTCGAAAAATATTCTCGATTCGATAAAGCAACTTTCTACCGCTAACGCCACCTCTGCCAACTTGATGAAAACAGAAGCCTGA
- a CDS encoding glutathione S-transferase family protein has protein sequence MKTPDLILYTDSSPNGFKITIALEELGLPYVLKHVRIEQGEHRHPDFLKLNPHGRIPVLVDEDTGVTLFESAAILMYLAEKTGRLLPDNLVMRWSAITWLMFHASSMGPLLGQRVQYEIFDTSHSDVGERFRRLTEEAFTTLDNHLKDNFWLAGPEYSIADIATFGWMHIAHIINFDFSRFSRLSAWHDRVSQRPAVQRGINLPQPATGP, from the coding sequence ATGAAGACCCCTGATTTGATCCTTTATACCGACAGTTCACCCAACGGATTCAAGATCACCATTGCCCTTGAAGAGCTCGGTTTGCCGTACGTCCTCAAACATGTGCGCATCGAACAGGGCGAGCATCGTCACCCTGATTTTCTCAAGCTCAATCCTCATGGACGGATTCCCGTTCTGGTCGACGAAGACACTGGCGTTACGTTGTTTGAGTCTGCCGCAATCCTGATGTACCTGGCCGAGAAAACCGGACGCCTGCTCCCAGACAACCTGGTCATGCGCTGGTCAGCCATCACCTGGTTGATGTTCCACGCTTCGAGCATGGGGCCCCTTCTCGGCCAACGCGTGCAATACGAAATTTTCGATACCAGCCACAGCGATGTTGGCGAGCGCTTTCGACGCCTCACCGAAGAGGCTTTCACAACATTGGACAACCACTTGAAGGACAACTTCTGGCTCGCTGGCCCTGAGTACAGCATCGCCGACATTGCCACCTTCGGCTGGATGCACATCGCGCACATCATCAATTTCGATTTCAGCCGCTTCAGCCGCCTGAGCGCTTGGCACGACCGCGTCAGCCAGCGCCCGGCGGTACAACGTGGCATCAACCTGCCCCAACCGGCGACCGGCCCCTGA